A window of the Lagenorhynchus albirostris chromosome 1, mLagAlb1.1, whole genome shotgun sequence genome harbors these coding sequences:
- the SKOR1 gene encoding SKI family transcriptional corepressor 1: MALLCGLGQVTLRLWAPLPPLSEKKIRFLATGAFLRSGGMEALTTQLGPGREGNSSPNSKQELQPYSGSSALKPNQVGETSLYGVPIVSLVIDSQERLCLAQISNTLLKNYSYNEIHNRRVALGITCVQCTPVQLEILRRAGAMPISSRRCGMITKREAERLCKSFLGEHKPPKLPENFAFDVVHECAWGSRGSFIPARYNSSRAKCIKCGYCSMYFSPNKFIFHSHRTPDAKYTQPDAANFNSWRRHLKLSDKSATDELSHAWEDVKAMFNGGTRKRTFSLQGGGGANGGSGGQGKGGAGGGGGGGPGCGAEMAPGPPPHKSLRCGEEEAAGPPGPPPPHAQRGLGLAAGAGGPPGPGGPGGGAGVRSYPVIPVPSKGFGLLQKLPPPLFPHPYGFPTAFGLCPKKDDPVLGAGEPKGGPGTGSGGGAGTGAGAGGPGTGHLPPGAGAGPGGGAMFWGHQPPGAAKDAAAVAAAAAAATVYPTFPMFWPAAGSLPVPPYPAAQSQAKAVAAAVAAAAAAAAAAAGGGGPEPLDGAEPTKEGGLVAEERCPSALSRGPLDEEGADEALPPPLAPLPPPPARKGSYVSAFRPVVKDAESIAKLYGSARDVYGGGPARGPGPGAGSGGGYVSPDFLSEGSSSYHSASPDVDTADEPEVDVESNRFPDDEGAPDEAEPGAPGAPSTGDGPDGDQQAGPLSTTSSGADGPTDSPDGGSPRPRRPPGLPPASRSAFGDLAADDMVRRPERSPPSGGYELRESCGPLGGPAAAKVYAPELEEHVKSAAAALGPAASYLCTPEAHEPDKEDNHSTADDLETRKSYPDQRSISQPSPANTDRGEDGLTLDVTGTQLVEKDIENLARDELQKLLLEQMELRKKLEREFQSLKDNFQDQMKRELAYREEMVQQLQIVRDTLCNELDQERKARYAIQQKLKEAHDALHHFSCKMLTPRHCTGNCSFKPPLLP, from the exons ATGgctttgctgtgtggccttgggcaagtcactctccGTCTCTGGGCCCCACTTCCTCCCCTGTCCGAAAAGAAGATCAGGTTCCTAGCTACCGGGGCATTCCTGAG GAGCGGCGGCATGGAGGCTCTCACCACTCAGCTGGGGCCGGGGCGCGAGGGCAACTCCTCGCCCAACTCCAAGCAGGAGCTGCAGCCCTACTCGGGCTCCAGCGCTCTCAAACCCAACCAGGTGGGCGAGACGTCGCTGTACGGGGTGCCTATCGTGTCTCTGGTCATCGACAGTCAGGAGCGCCTATGCCTGGCGCAGATCTCCAACACCCTCCTCAAGAACTACAGCTACAATGAGATCCACAACCGCCGCGTGGCCCTGGGCATCACATGCGTGCAGTGCACACCGGTGCAACTGGAGATTCTGCGTCGGGCCGGGGCCATGCCCATCTCGTCGCGCCGCTGCGGCATGATCACCAAGCGCGAGGCCGAACGCCTTTGCAAGTCGTTCCTGGGCGAGCACAAGCCACCCAAGCTGCCCGAGAACTTCGCCTTCGATGTGGTGCACGAGTGCGCCTGGGGCTCGCGTGGCAGCTTCATCCCCGCGCGTTACAACAGCTCGCGTGCCAAGTGTATCAAGTGCGGTTACTGCAGCATGTACTTCTCGCCTAACAAGTTCATCTTCCACTCGCACCGCACACCCGACGCCAAGTACACGCAGCCCGACGCAGCCAACTTTAACTCGTGGCGCCGACACCTCAAACTCAGTGACAAGTCGGCCACAGACGAACTGAGCCACGCTTGGGAGGACGTCAAGGCCATGTTCAATGGTGGCACTCGCAAGCGGACTTTCTCGCTGCAAGGAGGCGGCGGCGCTAATGGCGGGTCGGGTGGGCAGGGGaagggtggtgctggtggtggcgGCGGGGGCGGCCCGGGGTGCGGCGCGGAGATGGCCCCAGGCCCGCCGCCCCACAAAAGCCTGCGTTGTGGCGAAGAGGAGGCCGCCGGGCCTCCCGGGCCGCCTCCTCCTCACGCGCAGCGGGGACTTGGTCTGGCGGCGGGAGCTGGCGGCCCCCCGGGCCCTGGAGGACCTGGTGGCGGCGCCGGCGTACGCAGCTACCCGGTGATCCCAGTGCCCAGCAAGGGCTTTGGCCTCTTGCAGAAGCTGCCCCCGCCGCTTTTCCCTCATCCCTACGGTTTTCCCACGGCCTTCGGCCTCTGCCCCAAAAAGGACGACCCCGTGCTAGGCGCGGGCGAACCCAAGGGCGGCCCAGGCACCGGGAGCGGCGGGGGCGCGGGCACTGGCGCAGGCGCGGGCGGCCCAGGAACCGGCCACTTGCCCCCCGGTGCGGGGGCTGGCCCGGGCGGCGGAGCCATGTTCTGGGGTCACCAGCCCCCAGGAGCAGCCAAGGACGCAGCGGCCGTGGCTGCGGCGGCTGCCGCAGCTACTGTGTACCCGACGTTTCCCATGTTCTGGCCGGCGGCAGGCAGTCTCCCAGTGCCACCCTATCCAGCCGCGCAAAGCCAAGCCAAAGCCGTGGCGGCGGCTGtagcggcggcagcggcggcggctgcggctgcTGCCGGTGGCGGCGGCCCCGAGCCCCTGGACGGTGCTGAGCCGACCAAGGAGGGTGGCCTGGTCGCAGAGGAGCGCTGCCCCAGCGCGCTGTCCCGCGGGCCTCTGGACGAGGAGGGCGCCGACGAGGCGCTGCCGCCCCCGCTGGCCCCGCTGCCCCCGCCGCCCGCACGCAAAGGCTCCTACGTGTCGGCCTTCCGGCCTGTGGTCAAAGACGCGGAGAGCATCGCCAAGCTCTACGGTAGCGCCCGCGACGTGTACGGCGGCGGGCCAGCCCGTGGGCCCGGGCCAGGCGCAGGGTCCGGCGGCGGCTACGTGAGCCCGGACTTTCTGAGCGAGGGCAGCTCCAGCTACCACTCCGCCTCCCCCGACGTGGACACTGCGGACGAGCCCGAGGTGGACGTGGAGTCCAACCGCTTCCCCGACGACGAGGGAGCCCCGGACGAGGCCGAGCCCGGTGCACCCGGCGCGCCCAGCACAGGAGACGGCCCTGATGGCGACCAGCAGGCAGGGCCCCTGTCTACCACCTCATCGGGCGCCGACGGCCCCACAGACTCTCCCGACGGCGGCAGCCCTCGTCCCCGGCGCCCCCCGGGTCTACCCCCAGCCAGTCGGTCTGCATTTGGGGACCTGGCAGCCGACGACATGGTGCGGAGACCGGAGAGGAGCCCGCCAAGTGGGGGCTATGAGCTGCGAGAGTCTTGCGGACCGCTCGGGGGGCCCGCGGCGGCCAAG GTGTACGCGCCCGAGCTGGAGGAGCACGTGAAGAGCGCGGCGGCGGCGCTGGGGCCCGCGGCCTCCTACCTCTGCACCCCCGAGGCCCACG AGCCAGATAAGGAAGACAATCACTCGACTGCCGACGATTTGGAAACAAGGAAATCCTATCCAGACCAAAGGAGTATCTCCCAGCCGAGTCCCGCAAATACAGACAGAG GTGAAGATGGGCTCACCCTAGATGTCACGGGAACTCAACTAGTGGAGAAGGATATCGAGAACCTGGCCAGAG ACGAATTGCAAAAACTGCTCCTGGAGCAAATGGAGCTCCGCAAGAAGCTGGAGCGAGAATTTCAGAGTCTCAAAG ATAATTTTCAGGATCAAATGAAGAGGGAGTTGGCTTATCGAGAAGAAATGGTGCAACAGCTGCAAATTGTCAGAG ATACTCTGTGTAACGAACTTGACCAAGAGAGGAAGGCGCGCTATGCCATCCAGCAGAAATTAAAAG AAGCTCACGACGCCCTGCACCACTTCTCCTGCAAGATGCTGACGCCCCGGCACTGCACTGGCAACTGCTCCTTCAAGCCCCCGCTGTTGCCCTAG